A window from Mus caroli chromosome 2, CAROLI_EIJ_v1.1, whole genome shotgun sequence encodes these proteins:
- the Rag1 gene encoding V(D)J recombination-activating protein 1, with protein MAASLPSTLRLSSAPDEIQHPQIKFSEWKFKLFRVRSFEKAPEEAQKEKDSSEGKTYLEQSPVVPEKPGGQNSILTQRALKLHPKFSKKFHADGKSSDKAVHQARLRHFCRICGNRFKSDGHSRRYPVHGPVDAKTQSLFRKKEKRVTSWPDLIARIFRIDVKADVDSIHPTEFCHDCWSIMHRKFSSAHSQIYFPRNVTVEWHPHTQSCDICFTAHRGLKRKRHQPNVQLSKKLKTVLNHARRDRRKRTQARVSSKEVLKKISNCSKIHLSTKLLVVDFPAHFVKSISCQICEHILADPVETSCKHLFCRICILRCLKVMGSYCPSCRYPCFPTDLESPVKSFLSILNSLMVKCPAQDCNEEVSLEKYNHHVSSHKESKETLVHINKGGRPRQHLLSLTRRAQKHRLRELKIQVKEFADKEEGGDVKAVCLTLFLLALRARNEHRQADELEAIMQGRGSGLQPAVCLAIRVNTFLSCSQYHKMYRTVKAITGRQIFQPLHALRNAEKVLLPGYHPFEWQPPLKNVSSRTDVGIIDGLSGLASSVDEYPVDTIAKRFRYDSALVSALMDMEEDILEGMRSQDLDDYLNGPFTVVVKESCDGMGDVSEKHGSGPAVPEKAVRFSFTVMRITIEHGSQNVKVFEEPKPNSELCCKPLCLMLADESDHETLTAILSPLIAEREAMKSSELTLEMGGIPRTFKFIFRGTGYDEKLVREVEGLEASGSVYICTLCDATRLEASQNLVFHSITRSHAENLQRYEVWRSNPYHESVEELRDRVKGVSAKPFIETVPSIDALHCDIGNAAEFYKIFQLEIGEVYKHPNASKEERKRWQATLDKHLRKRMNLKPIMRMNGNFARKLMTQETVDAVCELIPSEERHEALRELMDLYLKMKPVWRSSCPAKECPESLCQYSFNSQRFAELLSTKFKYRYEGKITNYFHKTLAHVPEIIERDGSIGAWASEGNESGNKLFRRFRKMNARQSKCYEMEDVLKHHWLYTSKYLQKFMNAHNALKSSGFTMNSKETLGDPLGIEDSLESQDSMEF; from the coding sequence ATGGCTGCCTCTTTGCCGTCTACCCTGAGACTCAGTTCTGCACCCGATGAAATTCAGCACCCACAAATCAAATTTTCCGAGTGGAAATTTAAGCTGTTTAGGGTGAGATCCTTTGAAAAGGCACCCGAAGAAGCACAAAAGGAGAAGGATTCCTCAGAGGGGAAAACTTATCTAGAGCAGTCTCCAGTAGTTCCAGAGAAGCCTGGCGGTCAGAACTCAATTCTGACCCAACGAGCACTGAAACTCCATcctaaattttcaaagaaattccATGCTGATGGGAAGTCAAGCGACAAAGCAGTTCACCAAGCCAGGCTTAGACACTTCTGCCGCATCTGTGGGAATCGTTTCAAGAGTGACGGACACAGCCGGAGATACCCAGTCCACGGGCCCGTGGACGCTAAAACCCAAAGCCTTTTccgaaagaaggaaaaaagagtcaCTTCCTGGCCAGACCTCATTGCCAGGATTTTCCGGATCGACGTGAAGGCGGATGTTGACTCCATCCACCCGACAGAATTCTGCCATGACTGTTGGAGCATCATGCACAGAAAGTTCAGCAGTGCCCACAGTCAGATCTACTTCCCAAGGAACGTGACCGTGGAGTGGCACCCCCACACACAGTCCTGTGACATCTGTTTCACTGCCCATCGGGGACTCAAGAGGAAGAGACATCAGCCCAATGTGCAGCTCAGCAAGAAACTAAAAACTGTGCTCAACCACGCGAGACGAGACCGTCGCAAGAGAACTCAGGCTAGGGTCAGCAGCAAGGAAGTCCTGAAGAAGATCTCCAACTGCAGTAAGATTCATCTCAGTACCAAGCTTCTTGTCGTGGACTTCCCAGCACACTTTGTGAAATCCATCTCCTGCCAGATATGTGAACACATTCTGGCTGATCCCGTGGAGACCAGCTGCAAGCACCTATTCTGTAGGATCTGCATTCTCAGATGCCTCAAAGTCATGGGCAGCTATTGTCCCTCTTGCCGATATCCGTGCTTCCCTACTGACCTGGAGAGTCCGGTGAAGTCCTTTCTGAGCATCTTGAATTCTCTGATGGTGAAGTGTCCCGCGCAAGATTGTAATGAGGAAGTGAGTCTGGAAAAATATAACCACCACGTGTCAAGCCACAAAGAATCTAAAGAGACTTTGGTGCATATCAATAAAGGGGGACGGCCtcgccagcatctcctgtcactgACGAGAAGGGCGCAGAAACATCGGCTGAGGGAGCTCAAGATTCAAGTCAAAGAATTTGCTGACAAAGAAGAAGGCGGAGATGTGAAGGCTGTCTGCTTGACTTTGTTCCTCCTGGCACTGAGGGCAAGGAATGAGCACAGGCAAGCTGATGAGTTAGAGGCCATCATGCAAGGCCGGGGCTCCGGGCTTCAACCAGCTGTTTGCTTGGCCATCCGTGTCAATACCTTCCTCAGCTGTAGCCAATACCATAAGATGTACAGGACTGTGAAAGCTATCACTGGGAGGCAGATTTTTCAACCTTTGCATGCTCTTCGGAATGCGGAGAAAGTCCTTCTGCCAGGCTACCATCCCTTTGAGTGGCAGCCCCCACTGAAGAATGTGTCCTCCAGAACTGATGTTGGAATTATTGATGGGCTATCTGGACTTGCCTCCTCTGTGGATGAGTACCCAGTAGATACCATTGCGAAGAGGTTCCGCTACGACTCTGCTTTGGTGTCTGCTTTGATGGACATGGAAGAAGATATCTTGGAAGGCATGAGATCCCAAGATCTTGATGACTACCTGAATGGTCCCTTCACAGTGGTGGTAAAGGAGTCTTGCGATGGAATGGGGGACGTGAGTGAGAAGCATGGGAGCGGGCCCGCAGTTCCAGAAAAGGCCGTTCGTTTCTCTTTCACAGTCATGAGAATTACGATAGAACATGGTTCGCAGAACGTGAAGGTGTTTGAGGAACCCAAGCCCAATTCTGAACTGTGTTGCAAGCCGTTGTGTCTTATGCTGGCAGATGAGTCTGACCATGAGACCCTTACTGCTATTCTAAGCCCCCTCATTGCGGAGAGGGAGGCCATGAAGAGCAGTGAATTAACGCTGGAGATGGGAGGCATCCCCAGAACTTTTAAATTCATCTTCAGGGGCACTGGGTACGATGAAAAACTTGTCCGGGAAGTAGAAGGCTTGGAAGCTTCTGGCTCAGTCTACATCTGTACACTCTGTGACGCCACCCGTCTGGAAGCCTCTCAGAATCTTGTCTTCCACTCCATAACCAGAAGCCACGCCGAGAACCTGCAGCGCTATGAGGTCTGGCGGTCCAATCCGTATCACGAGTCCGTGGAAGAGCTCCGGGACCGGGTGAAAGGGGTCTCTGCCAAACCTTTCATCGAGACAGTCCCTTCCATAGATGCGCTTCACTGTGACATTGGCAATGCAGCTGAATTCTATAAGATTTTCCAGCTGGAGATAGGGGAAGTGTATAAACATCCCAATGCCtctaaagaggaaaggaagagatggcAGGCCACCCTGGACAAACATCTCCGGAAAAGGATGAACTTAAAACCAATCATGAGGATGAATGGCAACTTTGCCCGGAAGCTTATGACCCAAGAGACTGTAGACGCAGTTTGTGAGTTAATTCCTTCTGAGGAGAGACATGAAGCTCTCAGGGAGCTCATGGACCTTTACCTGAAGATGAAACCCGTGTGGCGCTCTTCATGTCCCGCTAAAGAGTGCCCAGAGTCCCTCTGTCAGTACAGTTTCAACTCACAGCGTTTCGCGGAACTCCTCTCCACCAAGTTCAAATATAGATACGAGGGCAAAATCACCAATTACTTTCACAAAACCTTGGCACATGTCCCTGAAATTATTGAAAGGGATGGCTCGATTGGGGCATGGGCAAGTGAGGGAAATGAATCGGGTAACAAGCTGTTTAGACGCTTTCGGAAAATGAATGCCAGGCAGTCCAAGTGCTACGAGATGGAAGATGTCCTGAAACATCACTGGCTGTATACTTCAAAATACCTCCAGAAGTTTATGAATGCTCATAACGCGTTAAAAAGCTCTGGGTTTACCATGAACTCAAAGGAGACCTTAGGGGACCCTTTGGGCATTGAGGACTCTCTGGAAAGCCAAGATTCAATGGAGTTTTAA